A part of Oceanivirga salmonicida genomic DNA contains:
- a CDS encoding ABC transporter permease: protein MSDIYTYLLEHLFLSFTSISLAFIISVPISYLCYKYNYIEKISFFSIQVFRIIPSIAILFILIPIIGVGYVPAIISLVLLALPSLILNMTQGFKNSYDKVKDIPYSLGLKEMYIFINIIFPMSLTQILLGFKLALIEIISSATIATFIGAGGLGTLVFTGLSLNRFDLVLVGTVLISILSISSMLISDYLIKRRKKYD, encoded by the coding sequence TTGAGCGATATATATACATACTTATTAGAGCATCTTTTTTTAAGTTTTACGTCTATAAGTTTGGCTTTTATAATTTCGGTGCCTATAAGTTATTTGTGTTATAAATATAATTATATAGAAAAAATATCTTTTTTTAGTATACAAGTATTTAGGATTATACCTAGTATAGCAATACTATTTATACTAATACCAATAATAGGTGTAGGGTATGTGCCAGCGATAATATCATTAGTTTTATTAGCGTTACCATCACTTATACTTAATATGACACAAGGTTTTAAAAATTCTTATGATAAAGTAAAAGATATTCCATATTCATTGGGATTAAAGGAAATGTATATATTTATTAATATAATATTTCCTATGTCATTAACACAAATATTATTAGGATTTAAATTAGCGTTGATAGAGATAATTTCAAGTGCCACTATTGCTACTTTTATAGGAGCAGGGGGACTTGGTACATTAGTATTTACAGGACTTAGTCTTAATAGGTTTGATTTAGTACTAGTTGGAACAGTACTTATATCTATTTTATCTATATCATCTATGTTAATTTCAGATTATTTAATAAAAAGGAGAAAAAAATATGATTAA